Proteins co-encoded in one Desulfitobacterium hafniense DCB-2 genomic window:
- a CDS encoding ABC transporter permease, giving the protein MINFMLRNLKIFFRDKSAVFFSLLAVFIIIGLYALFLGDVWAEDYADIENARYLMDSWIMAGLLAVTSVTTTMGALGIMVADKAKNIIKDFQSSPVSRSALAGGYILSAFVIGVIMSVVALILAEIYILANGGELLTGTKTLQVLALILLSSLASTAILFFLASFFKSLNAFSTASTVIGTLIGFLTGIYLPVGVLPEAVQYVVKIFPISHAAVLFRQILMEAPLQEAFVQAPAESLAEFKTLMGVTFRFGDTLLSPQGSILVLLVTAGLFYGLSILNLSRKRK; this is encoded by the coding sequence ATGATCAACTTTATGCTGCGCAATCTGAAAATCTTCTTTAGAGATAAAAGTGCGGTTTTCTTTTCTCTGCTGGCGGTTTTTATCATTATCGGCCTCTATGCCCTTTTTTTAGGAGATGTTTGGGCTGAGGATTATGCGGATATAGAGAATGCCCGTTATCTTATGGATAGTTGGATCATGGCAGGATTGCTGGCTGTCACTTCCGTGACGACGACCATGGGGGCCCTGGGCATTATGGTGGCGGATAAAGCTAAAAATATTATCAAGGATTTTCAATCATCCCCTGTTTCTAGAAGCGCCCTGGCCGGTGGCTATATTTTAAGCGCTTTTGTCATTGGGGTCATCATGAGTGTTGTGGCCTTGATCTTAGCCGAAATTTACATTCTCGCCAATGGCGGGGAGCTGCTGACAGGGACAAAGACTTTACAGGTGCTGGCGCTTATTCTGCTCTCCTCTCTGGCCAGCACAGCGATCCTGTTTTTTCTGGCCTCTTTCTTCAAGAGTCTCAATGCTTTTTCTACGGCCAGCACCGTGATCGGAACCTTGATCGGTTTTTTAACCGGTATCTACTTGCCCGTTGGGGTTCTGCCGGAAGCAGTACAATATGTGGTAAAGATTTTCCCAATTTCCCATGCTGCCGTGCTCTTTCGTCAGATCCTTATGGAAGCACCCCTTCAGGAGGCTTTTGTCCAGGCCCCGGCAGAAAGCCTGGCAGAATTCAAGACCCTGATGGGCGTGACTTTCCGTTTTGGGGACACTCTACTTTCTCCCCAGGGAAGTATTTTAGTGTTGTTGGTTACAGCAGGACTTTTTTATGGTTTGAGTATCTTAAATTTGTCTCGTAAACGTAAATAG
- a CDS encoding ABC transporter ATP-binding protein, with translation MDKIIEVVDLHKSYGHVQAVKGLNFYVEKGKLFAFLGPNGAGKSTTIDIICTFLKPDRGRVVVDGYELGKEDNKIRSVIGAVFQDGLLDPLLTVEENLQIRGGFYGLKKAVLADSIKSIAVLTGVAEFLKRPYGNLSGGQRRRADIARALVNAPKILFLDEPTTGLDPQTRKNVWETIQKMQKEKDMTIFLTTHYMEEAAEADYVIVIDNGEIAAKGTPTELKRDYASDRLKLSYHDKEKLSTALQEMHIPYHQVADQIIIELSSTLEALPILAGCQAYLTGLEVSHGTMDDAFIKITGKEIRE, from the coding sequence ATGGATAAAATAATTGAGGTTGTAGATTTGCATAAGAGCTATGGTCATGTTCAGGCGGTTAAGGGGCTCAATTTTTATGTGGAAAAAGGCAAATTATTTGCCTTTCTGGGGCCCAATGGTGCCGGAAAATCGACGACAATCGATATCATCTGTACTTTTTTAAAGCCGGACCGGGGACGGGTCGTTGTGGACGGCTACGAATTAGGCAAAGAGGATAATAAAATCCGCTCCGTGATTGGTGCGGTATTTCAGGATGGCCTCCTGGATCCGCTGCTCACGGTAGAAGAGAATTTGCAGATCAGGGGCGGTTTCTACGGGCTGAAAAAGGCGGTTTTGGCTGATTCCATAAAATCCATTGCGGTCCTTACTGGGGTAGCTGAATTTTTGAAGCGGCCCTATGGCAATCTTTCCGGGGGCCAGCGCCGCCGGGCGGATATCGCCCGGGCCTTGGTTAACGCACCGAAGATTTTGTTCTTGGATGAACCCACCACAGGGCTGGATCCTCAGACCCGTAAAAATGTCTGGGAAACCATCCAGAAAATGCAGAAAGAAAAGGATATGACCATCTTTCTGACCACCCACTATATGGAGGAAGCTGCCGAGGCCGATTATGTTATAGTGATCGACAACGGCGAAATCGCCGCTAAAGGAACACCCACAGAGTTGAAACGGGACTATGCCAGTGACCGGCTTAAGCTTTCTTATCACGACAAAGAAAAGCTAAGCACAGCTCTTCAGGAAATGCACATCCCTTACCACCAGGTTGCCGATCAAATCATTATCGAGCTCTCATCAACTCTGGAGGCTTTGCCGATTCTGGCCGGATGCCAAGCTTATCTCACCGGCTTGGAAGTCAGCCATGGTACCATGGACGATGCCTTTATTAAGATCACCGGAAAGGAGATAAGAGAATGA
- a CDS encoding type IA DNA topoisomerase, translating into MGKTLIIAEKPSQAREYAKTLGVKGKREGYFENDEYIISWCIGHLFELKAPENYMDLPKVGKRWSIRRLPVLPRLGEFQYGLKSGTAKQFKVLQGLLRSPEVQQVICGTDADREGQLLFQEVWDAVGSKKPLFRLWISSLTQEAIREGMSKLRPVGEVEGLAQAGYGRSYGDWDFGMNLTEGFTALFGSFDPVRKKPNVISIGRVQTPTLALVVEQEWAIENFVPVAYVEVEAEFASGQGSYKGKWFDPAVKNTRDKNQETDNAQMMLDLDRGKEIVAKVQGKPGRIRSVKDKETKEPHPLLFDLTSLTVSASKRYGFGAEKVLKIAQSLYEKKAITYPRTDCNYLPPDMLPKLKVHLQALEQSPFASWVKEALDNPLPGGKRVINEITAHHAIIPTTEKMIPNLSPDERKIWEMIVLRFLCIWFPPARYAEKEVVTVVEEEFFLTKGKTLLESGWKKIENTEKYTEGSGLQLPLLQQNEEVVTRSCQALQKETKPPKRYTQGDLIKAMEGAGKEIEDETLRRQLKGKGLGTVATRGAIIENLLDRGYLLQQQKVLVPTAKGTELIRLIKERLPRAQLLISAEMTGQMEYELAQVERGELPLSRYMEKVEEAIRGIIEELRHYEATRGKKPLAFAPQKAGASGRKSKSNLEEKPQELPVQAKVTKAAKTRQESPASAAEENLGICPSCGGGVVEREKGYGCQNWKNGCPFILWKNPICGKVLTPAQVKSLLKKGKTNLIKGFRSKNGSVFAAYLVWEDPSSGKLKFEFENNDRAKPG; encoded by the coding sequence ATGGGTAAGACCTTGATCATAGCCGAGAAACCCTCCCAAGCCAGGGAATATGCCAAGACTCTTGGTGTAAAAGGAAAAAGGGAGGGCTATTTTGAGAACGACGAATACATTATTTCCTGGTGTATCGGTCATTTGTTTGAACTGAAAGCGCCGGAGAATTATATGGATCTCCCTAAAGTGGGCAAGCGCTGGAGCATCCGCCGCCTCCCCGTGCTTCCCCGGCTGGGGGAATTCCAGTATGGGTTAAAATCCGGCACTGCCAAGCAGTTTAAAGTGCTGCAGGGCTTGCTCAGGTCCCCGGAGGTGCAGCAGGTTATTTGCGGGACGGATGCCGATCGGGAAGGGCAACTGCTTTTTCAGGAAGTATGGGACGCTGTAGGCAGCAAGAAGCCTCTTTTCCGGCTCTGGATTTCATCGTTGACCCAAGAGGCCATTCGTGAGGGGATGAGCAAACTGCGCCCCGTTGGCGAGGTGGAGGGCTTGGCTCAGGCAGGGTATGGGCGTTCCTATGGAGATTGGGATTTTGGCATGAATTTGACCGAAGGGTTCACCGCTCTTTTTGGCAGTTTCGATCCGGTGCGCAAAAAGCCTAATGTCATCTCCATCGGCCGGGTTCAAACTCCCACATTGGCCTTGGTGGTGGAGCAGGAATGGGCGATCGAGAATTTTGTCCCGGTTGCTTATGTGGAAGTGGAAGCGGAATTTGCAAGTGGGCAGGGCTCTTATAAGGGGAAATGGTTTGACCCTGCCGTCAAGAACACGCGTGACAAAAATCAGGAAACTGATAACGCTCAAATGATGTTAGACCTGGACCGGGGTAAAGAGATTGTCGCTAAAGTTCAGGGAAAACCGGGCAGAATTCGTTCCGTAAAAGATAAGGAGACTAAGGAGCCTCATCCTTTGCTCTTTGATCTAACCTCTCTAACCGTCAGTGCTTCCAAGCGCTATGGCTTTGGAGCGGAAAAAGTGCTGAAAATTGCCCAATCCCTTTATGAAAAGAAAGCCATAACCTACCCCAGAACCGATTGCAATTATTTACCCCCTGACATGCTCCCCAAACTGAAGGTTCATCTGCAAGCTTTGGAACAAAGCCCCTTTGCCTCATGGGTAAAGGAAGCTCTTGATAATCCTTTACCTGGGGGAAAAAGGGTCATCAATGAGATTACGGCTCACCACGCGATTATTCCTACCACTGAAAAAATGATTCCGAATTTGAGTCCGGATGAACGGAAAATCTGGGAAATGATTGTCCTGCGCTTTCTCTGCATTTGGTTTCCCCCGGCCCGTTATGCGGAAAAAGAGGTAGTTACGGTAGTGGAAGAGGAGTTCTTCCTGACCAAAGGCAAAACCTTGCTGGAATCGGGATGGAAGAAGATCGAGAATACGGAAAAGTACACGGAGGGATCCGGACTCCAGCTCCCTTTGCTTCAGCAGAATGAGGAGGTTGTGACCCGGTCCTGTCAAGCCCTGCAAAAGGAGACCAAGCCCCCCAAGCGCTATACCCAAGGCGATCTGATTAAAGCCATGGAGGGAGCCGGCAAGGAGATCGAGGATGAGACCCTGCGCCGGCAATTAAAGGGAAAAGGACTGGGAACCGTGGCGACACGAGGGGCAATTATTGAAAACCTCTTGGACCGGGGATATCTTCTGCAGCAGCAGAAAGTCCTGGTGCCGACGGCAAAAGGAACAGAGCTTATTCGCTTGATTAAAGAGCGCTTACCCCGGGCTCAGCTGCTGATCAGTGCTGAAATGACCGGGCAGATGGAATATGAATTGGCCCAGGTCGAACGGGGAGAATTGCCTTTAAGCCGGTATATGGAGAAAGTCGAAGAGGCTATCCGGGGTATCATTGAAGAGCTGCGTCACTATGAAGCCACCCGGGGAAAAAAACCACTGGCTTTTGCCCCTCAGAAGGCGGGCGCTTCTGGCCGAAAGAGCAAAAGCAATCTGGAGGAGAAGCCCCAAGAGCTCCCTGTTCAGGCCAAGGTTACAAAGGCTGCCAAGACAAGGCAGGAGAGTCCAGCTTCGGCCGCCGAGGAAAACTTGGGGATCTGCCCCAGCTGCGGAGGCGGGGTAGTGGAGCGGGAAAAGGGTTATGGCTGCCAAAACTGGAAAAATGGCTGCCCCTTTATTCTTTGGAAGAATCCCATCTGCGGCAAGGTACTGACACCTGCCCAGGTCAAGAGCTTATTAAAGAAAGGAAAAACGAATTTAATCAAGGGTTTTCGCTCTAAAAATGGGAGCGTTTTCGCGGCTTATCTTGTTTGGGAAGATCCCTCTTCAGGAAAGCTAAAGTTTGAGTTCGAGAACAATGATCGGGCAAAGCCCGGTTAA
- a CDS encoding DUF1540 domain-containing protein: MPGRVDKVDSHLQGVKCVVNTCHYWGNDHCHAQTIEIQAPNAKTTEMTDCATFVPNGNMR; encoded by the coding sequence ATGCCTGGACGTGTAGACAAAGTGGATTCCCATCTTCAAGGAGTTAAATGTGTTGTAAATACCTGCCACTATTGGGGAAATGATCACTGTCATGCCCAAACCATCGAAATTCAAGCTCCCAATGCAAAAACCACTGAAATGACGGACTGTGCCACCTTCGTTCCCAATGGAAACATGCGTTAG